One Sodalis praecaptivus DNA segment encodes these proteins:
- the proS gene encoding proline--tRNA ligase, with protein sequence MRTSQYLLSTLKEVPADAEVVSHQLMLRAGMIRKLASGLYSWLPTGLRVLRKVENIVREEMNNAGAIEVAMPVVQPADLWQESGRWVQYGPELLRFTDRGARPFVLGPTHEEVITDLIRNEVSSYKQLPLNFYQIQTKFRDEVRPRFGVMRSREFVMKDAYSFHTSQASLQATYDAMYQAYSAIFTRMGLEFRAVQADTGSIGGSASHEFQVLADSGEDDIVFSTASDYAANIELAEAVAPAATRAAPSEEMRLVDTPDARTIAELVAQFSLPVEKTVKTLLVRAREDAGHPLVALMVRGDHQLNDVKAEKLPQVAAPLTFASEEEIRLAVGAGPGSLGPVNLPLPLVIDRSVAVMSDFAAGANAEGKHFFGINWERDLPLPQVADLRKVVDGDISPDGNGTLQIKRGIEVGHIFQLGTKYSEAMKATVQGEDGRNQTLTMGCYGIGITRVVAAAIEQNHDERGILWPEALAPFNVAILPMNMHKSFRVKEVAEDLYRQLQARGIDVLLDDRKERPGVMFADMELIGVPHQLVIGDRNLDADEIEYKNRRSGEKQMIKLSAIVDFLVGEITAAQ encoded by the coding sequence ATGCGTACTAGCCAATATCTGCTCTCCACCCTCAAGGAAGTCCCCGCCGATGCGGAAGTGGTCAGCCATCAGCTGATGCTGCGCGCCGGGATGATTCGTAAGCTGGCGTCCGGCCTGTATAGCTGGCTGCCCACCGGTTTGCGCGTGCTGCGTAAAGTGGAAAATATCGTGCGCGAAGAGATGAACAACGCCGGCGCGATTGAAGTGGCCATGCCGGTAGTGCAGCCGGCGGATCTGTGGCAGGAAAGCGGACGTTGGGTCCAGTACGGCCCGGAACTGCTGCGGTTTACCGATCGCGGCGCGCGGCCGTTTGTCCTGGGCCCCACGCATGAAGAGGTGATAACCGACCTTATTCGCAACGAGGTCAGCTCCTATAAGCAGTTGCCGTTGAATTTCTATCAGATTCAGACCAAATTCCGCGACGAAGTGCGCCCGCGTTTCGGCGTCATGCGTTCGCGGGAGTTTGTGATGAAAGACGCCTACTCCTTCCACACCAGCCAGGCGTCGCTGCAGGCAACTTATGACGCTATGTATCAGGCCTATAGCGCTATTTTCACCCGTATGGGGCTGGAATTCCGCGCGGTGCAGGCGGATACCGGCTCCATCGGCGGTAGCGCGTCCCACGAGTTTCAGGTGCTGGCCGACAGCGGTGAGGACGATATCGTCTTCTCGACCGCGTCAGACTACGCCGCCAATATCGAACTGGCAGAGGCGGTCGCCCCGGCCGCCACCCGCGCCGCGCCGAGCGAAGAGATGCGGCTGGTGGACACCCCCGACGCTCGCACCATCGCCGAACTGGTGGCGCAATTTTCACTGCCGGTGGAAAAAACCGTCAAGACGCTGCTGGTCCGCGCCCGCGAAGACGCCGGTCATCCGCTGGTGGCGCTGATGGTCCGCGGCGATCATCAGCTCAACGACGTCAAAGCCGAAAAATTACCGCAGGTCGCCGCCCCGTTGACGTTCGCCAGCGAAGAGGAAATCCGTCTGGCGGTCGGCGCGGGTCCTGGCTCGCTTGGGCCGGTGAACCTGCCGCTGCCGCTGGTCATCGACCGTAGCGTGGCGGTGATGAGCGATTTCGCCGCCGGCGCCAACGCCGAGGGGAAACACTTCTTTGGCATCAACTGGGAACGGGATTTGCCGCTGCCTCAGGTTGCCGACCTGCGCAAGGTTGTTGACGGCGATATCAGCCCGGACGGTAACGGTACACTGCAAATCAAGCGCGGGATCGAAGTGGGCCATATTTTCCAGTTGGGCACCAAATATTCAGAAGCGATGAAAGCCACCGTGCAGGGTGAAGACGGCCGTAACCAAACGCTGACCATGGGCTGCTACGGCATCGGCATCACCCGCGTGGTGGCGGCCGCTATCGAGCAAAACCATGACGAGCGTGGCATTTTGTGGCCGGAAGCGCTGGCGCCGTTCAATGTCGCCATTTTGCCGATGAATATGCATAAATCCTTCCGGGTGAAAGAGGTGGCGGAAGATCTTTACCGGCAGTTGCAGGCGCGCGGTATCGACGTTCTGCTCGACGATCGCAAAGAGCGTCCCGGCGTGATGTTTGCCGATATGGAGCTTATCGGTGTACCGCACCAGTTGGTCATAGGCGATCGCAATCTGGATGCGGATGAAATCGAGTATAAAAACCGCCGCAGCGGTGAGAAGCAGATGATCAAACTCAGCGCGATTGTTGATTTTCTCGTCGGTGAAATCACCGCCGCGCAATAA
- the rcsF gene encoding Rcs stress response system protein RcsF, whose amino-acid sequence MRALPVSLLLLSLTGCSGLYHAPSAVQSGPKNPFKDTTSTVHKAAPRSAPLPAKLYKNPEELVGKPFRDLGEVYGSTCKVSLQDPPPSISAARRNMQIRAAAMKGNGVLLHQCQIVSAVAGCYQQAICQGTALSVSQ is encoded by the coding sequence ATGCGCGCATTACCTGTTTCGCTGCTCCTTCTCTCGCTAACGGGATGCTCCGGGCTATACCACGCACCTTCCGCCGTACAAAGCGGCCCCAAAAATCCGTTTAAAGACACGACCTCCACCGTGCATAAAGCCGCGCCACGCAGCGCGCCCCTGCCGGCGAAATTGTATAAAAATCCTGAAGAGCTGGTAGGCAAGCCGTTCCGCGATCTGGGCGAGGTGTATGGCTCCACCTGCAAAGTCAGCCTGCAAGATCCGCCGCCGAGCATCAGCGCCGCGCGCCGCAATATGCAGATCCGCGCCGCCGCGATGAAAGGCAACGGCGTGTTGCTGCATCAGTGCCAGATCGTGAGCGCCGTCGCTGGCTGCTATCAGCAGGCCATTTGCCAGGGGACCGCGCTCAGCGTTTCGCAATGA
- a CDS encoding MetQ/NlpA family lipoprotein, translated as MSFNIKTLAKVAALVSAVALAGCGQDEKDPNHIKVGVINGAEQQVAETAQKVAKEKYGLDVELVTFNDYVLPNEALSKGDIDVNAFQHKPYLDQQIKDRGYKLAAVGNTFVYPIAGYSKQIKSLDELKPGAQIALPNDPTNLGRSLLLLQKIGLIGLKPGVGLMPTVLDVTDNPKNLKLVELEAPQLPRSLDDQQIALAVINTTYASQIGLTPTKDGLFVEDKDSPYVNLIVAREDNKNAENVKKFVQAYQSDEVNDAANKIFNGGAVKGW; from the coding sequence ATGTCTTTCAATATTAAAACTCTGGCAAAGGTGGCGGCACTGGTTAGCGCGGTGGCGCTGGCCGGCTGCGGACAGGATGAAAAAGATCCGAATCACATCAAAGTAGGCGTGATCAATGGCGCGGAACAGCAGGTAGCGGAAACGGCGCAAAAAGTGGCCAAAGAGAAATACGGCCTGGACGTGGAGCTGGTGACCTTTAATGATTACGTGTTGCCGAACGAAGCGCTCAGCAAGGGCGATATCGATGTTAACGCGTTCCAGCACAAACCGTATCTGGATCAGCAAATAAAAGATCGCGGCTATAAGCTCGCGGCCGTAGGGAATACCTTTGTGTATCCCATCGCCGGCTATTCCAAGCAAATCAAATCGCTGGACGAGCTGAAGCCCGGCGCACAAATCGCGCTACCCAACGATCCGACCAACCTGGGCCGTTCGCTGCTGCTGTTGCAAAAAATTGGGCTGATCGGTTTGAAACCGGGCGTGGGGCTGATGCCGACCGTTCTGGATGTGACCGATAATCCGAAGAACCTGAAGCTGGTGGAACTTGAAGCCCCGCAGTTGCCGCGATCGCTTGACGATCAGCAGATCGCCCTGGCGGTTATCAATACCACTTACGCCAGCCAGATTGGCCTGACGCCGACCAAAGACGGTCTGTTTGTCGAGGATAAGGACTCGCCTTATGTCAACCTGATCGTGGCGCGCGAAGACAATAAAAACGCTGAAAACGTCAAGAAATTCGTTCAGGCCTATCAGTCCGATGAAGTGAACGATGCCGCCAACAAAATCTTTAACGGTGGCGCAGTCAAAGGCTGGTAA
- a CDS encoding methionine ABC transporter permease MetI, whose amino-acid sequence MSDGMIALLARGVWETLTMTFVSGFFGFVIGLPIGVLLYVSRPGQIVDNAKMYRMASALVNIFRSVPFIILLVWMIPFTRIIVGTSIGLKAAIVPLTIGAAPFIARMVENALLEIPSGLVEASRAMGATPLQIIRKVLLPEALPGLINAATITLITLVGYSAMGGAVGAGGLGQIGIQYGYIGYNATVMNTVLVLLVVLVYLIQLGGDRLVRAVTHK is encoded by the coding sequence ATGTCTGATGGAATGATCGCCCTATTGGCCCGTGGGGTTTGGGAAACCCTGACGATGACATTCGTCTCGGGATTTTTCGGTTTTGTCATCGGTCTGCCCATCGGTGTATTGCTATACGTTAGCCGTCCCGGTCAGATTGTCGACAATGCCAAAATGTACCGAATGGCATCGGCGTTAGTAAACATATTCCGTTCCGTTCCTTTTATTATTCTGCTGGTTTGGATGATTCCGTTTACCCGTATCATCGTCGGGACTTCCATCGGCCTTAAGGCCGCCATCGTGCCGCTAACGATAGGCGCTGCCCCTTTTATTGCCCGAATGGTCGAAAACGCCCTGTTGGAAATTCCCTCTGGCCTGGTAGAAGCCTCTCGCGCCATGGGCGCCACACCGCTACAGATTATCCGCAAGGTGCTGCTACCGGAAGCGCTGCCGGGTCTCATAAACGCCGCGACCATTACGCTCATTACCCTGGTGGGGTATTCCGCCATGGGCGGTGCCGTGGGCGCCGGCGGCCTGGGACAAATCGGCATTCAATACGGCTATATCGGTTACAACGCCACCGTGATGAATACCGTATTAGTATTGTTGGTGGTTCTGGTCTATTTAATACAACTTGGCGGTGATCGGCTCGTCAGAGCGGTTACCCATAAATAA
- the metN gene encoding methionine ABC transporter ATP-binding protein MetN, whose translation MITLSHITKHFTLGTRTITALSDVSLHVPAGQIYGVIGASGAGKSTLIRCVNLLERPTSGSVVVNGTDLTNLPERKLIDARRQIGMIFQHFNLLSSRTVAGNVALPLELDKRPKSAITQRVAELLALVGLEDKADSYPANLSGGQKQRVAIARALASNPKVLLCDEATSALDPATTQSILALLKDINQRLGLTILLITHEMDVVKRICDQVAVISQGELIEQDSVSEMFSHPKTPLAQAFIRSTLHLDIPQDYQQRMHNERAPGRIPILQLEFTGQSVDAPLLSETARRFNVNNNIISAQMDYAGGVKFGIMLTEMDGEEADAAAAIAYLQQHQVNVEVLGYV comes from the coding sequence ATGATCACACTTTCTCACATCACCAAGCATTTCACGCTGGGCACGCGGACGATTACCGCGCTATCAGATGTTAGCCTTCACGTGCCCGCCGGGCAAATTTACGGCGTCATCGGGGCGTCCGGCGCGGGGAAAAGCACGTTGATACGCTGCGTCAATCTGCTGGAACGGCCTACATCCGGTTCGGTGGTGGTCAACGGTACCGATCTGACGAATCTGCCCGAGCGGAAGTTGATCGATGCCCGTCGTCAGATAGGCATGATCTTCCAGCATTTTAATTTACTCTCCTCGCGCACGGTGGCCGGCAATGTCGCGCTGCCGCTGGAATTGGATAAGCGGCCTAAAAGCGCTATCACCCAGCGGGTCGCCGAGTTGCTGGCGCTGGTTGGGCTGGAGGATAAAGCGGATAGCTATCCGGCGAATCTTTCGGGCGGGCAGAAACAGCGTGTCGCCATCGCCCGCGCGCTGGCCAGCAATCCTAAAGTGCTGCTGTGCGATGAAGCCACCAGCGCGCTGGATCCCGCCACGACCCAGTCAATCTTAGCGTTGTTGAAAGATATCAATCAGCGCCTGGGTCTGACCATACTGTTGATTACCCATGAAATGGATGTTGTGAAACGCATTTGCGATCAGGTTGCGGTCATCAGCCAAGGGGAACTCATTGAGCAGGATTCAGTAAGCGAAATGTTTTCCCATCCGAAAACGCCGCTGGCCCAGGCTTTCATCCGTTCAACGCTGCATTTGGATATTCCGCAGGATTATCAGCAGCGCATGCATAACGAACGTGCGCCCGGCCGCATTCCCATATTACAGTTGGAATTTACCGGTCAGTCGGTGGATGCGCCGCTGTTGTCGGAAACCGCGCGCCGTTTCAACGTCAACAATAACATTATCAGCGCCCAGATGGATTACGCCGGCGGCGTTAAATTCGGCATCATGTTGACGGAAATGGACGGGGAGGAAGCGGACGCTGCCGCCGCTATCGCTTATTTGCAGCAGCATCAGGTCAATGTAGAGGTACTGGGTTATGTCTGA
- the gmhB gene encoding D-glycero-beta-D-manno-heptose 1,7-bisphosphate 7-phosphatase yields MAQSVSAIFLDRDGTINADNGYVHEIDDFQFIDGVIEAMQELKKMGFALVVVTNQSGLARGLFSEEQFMRLTEWMDWSLADRDVDLDGIYFCPHHPQAAVEALRQECDCRKPKPGMLLDAQRHLHIDMASSYMVGDKLDDMLAGKAAGVGTRVLVRSGKAVTEQSSAAADWVIDSLAALPAAIKQRQSGA; encoded by the coding sequence GTGGCACAGTCTGTTTCCGCAATTTTTTTAGACCGTGACGGTACGATTAACGCCGATAACGGTTACGTCCATGAGATTGACGATTTTCAATTTATCGATGGTGTGATCGAAGCCATGCAGGAATTGAAAAAAATGGGCTTCGCCCTGGTGGTGGTCACGAATCAATCCGGGCTGGCTCGAGGTCTTTTCAGCGAAGAGCAGTTTATGCGCCTGACGGAATGGATGGACTGGTCACTGGCGGATCGTGACGTTGATCTGGACGGTATCTATTTTTGCCCTCACCATCCCCAGGCGGCGGTGGAGGCGTTACGCCAAGAGTGTGATTGCCGCAAGCCGAAACCCGGGATGCTGCTGGACGCGCAGCGCCACCTGCATATCGATATGGCTTCTTCTTATATGGTGGGGGACAAACTGGACGATATGCTGGCGGGCAAGGCGGCCGGCGTTGGCACTCGGGTACTGGTGCGCAGCGGCAAAGCGGTAACGGAGCAGTCCAGCGCGGCGGCGGATTGGGTCATCGATAGCCTGGCCGCGCTGCCGGCCGCGATTAAACAGCGTCAATCCGGCGCGTAA